The Deinococcus misasensis DSM 22328 genome includes a window with the following:
- a CDS encoding response regulator: MPTVLVVDDEASILQLIKMTLERAGYEVMTASSAFAALELLRNQVPDIIVSDLAMPSMNGLSFLQVVREEMKITHVPFVFLSSHAEIQHIRAGLGSGADDYLAKPFDRQELLDAIELRLRRVQEFKASPEPSVLMQVFALNKSVVLYQKEVVTWASRKACELFYFLLEKGQVSSWEAAEALWPEKDEERASSLFHTTLHRLRKSLYPEVIATNNRRYFIDPKLSLEYDVRNYTQLAQKALTNAQNFELLQQAVNTYGTFLPDFDSDWCADRRAELMETQLRLLLSLAEGYEQGTQIRLAANAYQQTVQLDPLQDSAWEGLARTLTLLRDPHAPRAAKREPWWATSDF; the protein is encoded by the coding sequence ATGCCAACAGTCCTGGTCGTGGATGATGAAGCGTCCATCCTGCAACTCATTAAAATGACCCTGGAGCGGGCCGGATACGAAGTGATGACGGCCAGCAGTGCTTTCGCAGCACTCGAACTCCTGAGAAATCAGGTGCCAGACATCATTGTCTCAGATCTGGCCATGCCTTCCATGAACGGTCTTTCCTTCCTGCAAGTGGTGCGGGAAGAGATGAAAATCACCCATGTTCCCTTTGTGTTCCTCTCCAGCCATGCGGAAATCCAGCACATCCGCGCCGGGCTGGGCAGTGGGGCAGACGATTACCTCGCCAAGCCCTTTGACCGTCAGGAACTTCTGGATGCCATCGAACTGCGCCTCAGACGGGTGCAGGAATTCAAAGCCTCTCCAGAGCCCAGCGTCCTGATGCAGGTGTTTGCCCTGAACAAGTCGGTGGTGCTTTACCAGAAAGAAGTGGTCACCTGGGCCTCTCGCAAAGCCTGTGAGCTGTTCTATTTCCTGCTGGAAAAAGGACAGGTGTCCAGCTGGGAAGCTGCAGAAGCCCTCTGGCCTGAAAAGGACGAAGAGCGCGCCAGCAGCCTGTTCCACACCACCTTGCACCGCCTGAGAAAGTCCCTCTATCCAGAGGTGATTGCCACCAACAACCGCAGGTATTTCATCGACCCCAAGCTGTCTCTGGAATACGATGTGCGGAATTACACCCAACTGGCCCAGAAAGCCCTGACCAATGCCCAGAACTTTGAGCTGTTGCAGCAGGCGGTCAACACTTACGGCACTTTTCTGCCGGATTTTGACTCCGACTGGTGTGCAGACCGCCGTGCTGAACTGATGGAAACCCAACTCAGGTTGCTGCTCAGCCTTGCTGAAGGCTACGAGCAGGGAACCCAGATCCGTCTGGCCGCCAATGCTTACCAGCAAACCGTTCAGCTGGACCCTTTGCAGGACAGTGCCTGGGAAGGTCTGGCCCGCACCCTGACCTTGCTCAGAGACCCCCATGCCCCCAGAGCCGCCAAACGCGAACCCTGGTGGGCCACCAGCGATTTTTGA
- a CDS encoding response regulator transcription factor — protein sequence MEKRILIIEDNPDITNIVTYELERSGYQVLAAPDGVSGLTMAREQNPDLVILDLGLPDFDGAEIARRLRKTSSVPIIILTALDAVDRKVNLLEAGADDYLTKPFHADELIARVRVQLRHQQQGEVIAIGKLEIHPQKRLCQYAGQEVRLSPKEFDLLAFLARQPGRVYSREEIEREVWNGELPSNSNVVDVHMANMRAKLRDLDGYGLIRTVRGIGYALKTP from the coding sequence ATGGAAAAACGCATCCTGATCATTGAGGACAATCCTGACATCACCAACATCGTCACCTACGAATTGGAGCGTTCTGGATACCAGGTTCTGGCTGCTCCCGATGGGGTCAGCGGTCTGACCATGGCCCGTGAGCAAAACCCCGATCTGGTGATTCTGGACCTTGGACTTCCTGACTTTGACGGAGCAGAAATTGCCCGTCGCCTGAGAAAAACCAGCAGTGTGCCCATCATCATCCTGACCGCTCTGGACGCGGTGGACCGCAAAGTCAATTTGCTGGAAGCGGGTGCAGACGATTACCTCACCAAACCTTTCCACGCCGATGAACTGATCGCCCGTGTGCGTGTGCAACTCAGGCACCAGCAGCAAGGCGAAGTGATTGCCATTGGCAAGCTGGAAATCCATCCTCAAAAGCGCCTGTGCCAGTACGCTGGACAGGAAGTGCGTCTCTCTCCCAAAGAGTTTGACCTGCTGGCTTTTTTGGCCCGCCAACCCGGACGTGTGTACTCCAGAGAGGAAATCGAGCGTGAAGTCTGGAACGGAGAGCTCCCTTCCAACAGCAACGTGGTGGATGTGCACATGGCCAACATGCGTGCAAAACTGCGTGATCTGGACGGTTACGGCCTGATCCGCACGGTGCGTGGCATTGGTTACGCCCTGAAAACCCCCTGA
- a CDS encoding single-stranded DNA-binding protein: MNHVFLVGALARDPELRYTPNGTPVCDLTIAGEDQVLGSDHQTRSLPWYHRVGLMGKPAESAAEQFKAGSAVIVEGSMEQRSWEDPNGQKRSMISIKALRVDGLSRPESDLVRDSGGGFRLQNALNEAVLVGNLGRKPELRYTPSGDAVVGFSIAVSESWKGKDGNWQERTHWLDINAWRELAELVANLDKGDSVLVHGRIKNETWTDRDGQKRNSTKVEATRVEALTRGPAPSGAVGTTQPAAQKAYGNAGNAAKAAGTQSRSLDIDEGLDNFPPEEEDLPF; encoded by the coding sequence ATGAATCACGTTTTTCTTGTTGGCGCTCTCGCCAGAGACCCCGAACTGCGTTACACCCCCAACGGAACCCCCGTTTGCGATCTGACCATTGCCGGTGAAGACCAGGTCCTCGGATCTGACCACCAAACCCGCAGCCTCCCCTGGTACCACCGGGTTGGACTGATGGGCAAGCCCGCCGAAAGCGCCGCCGAACAGTTCAAAGCTGGCAGTGCCGTGATCGTCGAAGGCAGCATGGAACAGCGCTCCTGGGAAGACCCCAACGGGCAAAAACGCAGCATGATCAGCATCAAAGCCCTTCGTGTCGACGGCCTCAGCCGTCCCGAGTCGGACCTGGTGCGTGACAGTGGTGGTGGTTTCCGCCTGCAAAATGCCCTCAACGAGGCTGTGCTGGTCGGCAACCTCGGGCGCAAGCCTGAACTCCGGTACACCCCCAGTGGGGACGCCGTGGTGGGTTTTTCCATCGCAGTCTCCGAATCCTGGAAGGGCAAAGACGGCAACTGGCAAGAAAGAACGCACTGGCTGGACATCAACGCATGGCGAGAACTCGCCGAACTGGTGGCCAACCTGGACAAAGGGGATTCGGTGCTCGTCCATGGTCGGATCAAAAATGAAACCTGGACCGACCGTGATGGACAAAAACGCAACTCTACAAAAGTAGAAGCGACTCGCGTCGAAGCTTTAACTCGAGGTCCGGCTCCATCTGGTGCAGTCGGAACCACCCAGCCCGCAGCTCAAAAAGCCTATGGGAATGCAGGCAACGCAGCGAAAGCTGCAGGGACCCAATCGAGAAGCTTGGATATTGATGAAGGCTTGGACAATTTTCCACCAGAGGAAGAAGACCTTCCCTTCTAA
- the rpsR gene encoding 30S ribosomal protein S18, with product MTEKKPRPKGPKRPRKPKVDPFAIGELEITDYKDVKMLRRFVSDTGKILPRRRTGLSAKNQRRLSGTIKIARQLALIPYTEKLVRK from the coding sequence ATGACCGAGAAAAAACCCCGTCCAAAAGGACCCAAGCGTCCCCGCAAGCCAAAGGTTGATCCTTTTGCCATCGGTGAGCTGGAAATCACGGACTACAAAGATGTCAAGATGCTCCGCCGTTTCGTGAGCGACACCGGCAAAATCCTGCCCCGTCGCCGCACCGGCCTGAGCGCCAAAAACCAGCGCCGTCTGTCTGGCACCATCAAAATTGCCCGCCAACTGGCCCTGATCCCCTACACCGAGAAACTGGTGCGCAAATGA
- the rpsF gene encoding 30S ribosomal protein S6, which yields MTQYDLNLILNPNLSSEQVLTEKEYVETTVKNAGGEIVKLDEIGNRRLAYSIEKDREGYYLYYTINAGGNPLTSIGDVLRLRDHVRRVVLVKDRPEWKTKKA from the coding sequence ATGACCCAGTATGATCTGAACCTGATCCTCAACCCCAACCTGAGCAGTGAGCAAGTCCTCACCGAAAAGGAGTACGTGGAGACCACCGTGAAGAACGCCGGAGGCGAAATCGTCAAACTCGACGAGATCGGCAACCGTCGTCTGGCCTACTCCATCGAGAAGGACCGCGAAGGGTACTACCTGTACTACACCATCAACGCCGGAGGCAACCCCCTCACCAGCATTGGTGACGTTCTCCGCCTGCGTGACCACGTCCGCCGTGTGGTGCTCGTGAAGGACCGTCCCGAGTGGAAAACCAAAAAAGCGTAA
- a CDS encoding Fur family transcriptional regulator yields the protein MGVVRFTKQRQAILDVVQGTDVHPDASWVYAQVKQVLPNISLGTVYRSLEALADDGYLVKIHSAGDVTRYDARKEDHHHAVCKCCGKIMDVFSPNVRELKKALASLPAGFELQEVRLEFHGICPECTRRRTQS from the coding sequence ATGGGAGTGGTTCGCTTCACCAAACAACGTCAGGCCATTCTGGATGTGGTTCAGGGCACCGACGTGCATCCAGACGCCTCATGGGTGTATGCACAGGTGAAACAGGTGCTGCCCAACATCAGTCTGGGCACCGTGTACCGCTCTCTGGAAGCCCTCGCAGACGATGGGTATCTGGTGAAAATCCACAGTGCTGGAGATGTCACCCGCTACGATGCCCGCAAAGAAGACCACCACCATGCCGTGTGCAAATGCTGCGGAAAAATCATGGATGTGTTTTCACCAAACGTCAGAGAGCTGAAAAAAGCTCTGGCCTCTTTGCCTGCAGGTTTCGAGCTTCAAGAGGTGCGTCTGGAGTTTCACGGGATCTGCCCCGAGTGCACCCGTCGGCGCACCCAGAGCTGA
- a CDS encoding bifunctional transcriptional activator/DNA repair enzyme AdaA, giving the protein MTWENILAIRSLGMYAFPEDWHLLRDPTDMLFFESAEAALAAGFQPMPASLRVTERVAALLLEDPRLSPQDLALQLKVSVHQVVRAFKKHTGMTPRAFARLQQLEMFKTHIAQGKNITTSLYDAGFDSLRALYERSNGFLGMQPRVYQQGGKNMTISHATFETPFGAMLMAVTDLGVCNLQFGEPEALLNALQKEYPRAALVQDEGRIAPHKEAVLAYLSGKTCTVEVPLDVQGTDFQWKVWQALRRIPHGETRSYAQVAEMLEAPRAVRAVARACASNSVALIVPCHRVVRSDGSLSGYRWGPERKEHILSWEHQTRGLF; this is encoded by the coding sequence ATGACATGGGAAAACATTCTGGCGATCCGGTCCCTCGGGATGTACGCGTTTCCAGAGGACTGGCATTTGCTGCGCGATCCCACCGACATGCTCTTCTTTGAGTCTGCAGAAGCAGCTCTGGCAGCAGGTTTCCAGCCGATGCCAGCGTCTTTGCGGGTCACAGAACGGGTGGCTGCCTTGTTGCTGGAAGATCCCCGTTTGAGCCCACAAGATCTTGCTCTTCAACTGAAAGTGTCTGTGCATCAGGTGGTGCGTGCATTCAAGAAGCACACCGGAATGACCCCCAGAGCGTTTGCCCGTTTGCAGCAACTGGAGATGTTCAAGACACACATTGCTCAGGGAAAAAACATCACCACCAGCCTGTATGATGCGGGCTTTGATTCACTTCGTGCCCTTTATGAGCGCAGCAACGGTTTTCTGGGAATGCAGCCCAGAGTGTACCAGCAGGGAGGCAAAAACATGACCATCTCACATGCAACCTTTGAGACCCCTTTTGGAGCCATGTTGATGGCAGTGACGGACCTCGGGGTGTGCAACTTGCAGTTTGGTGAACCAGAGGCTTTGCTCAACGCCTTGCAGAAAGAGTATCCCAGGGCTGCTCTGGTGCAGGATGAAGGTCGCATTGCTCCCCACAAGGAAGCTGTGCTGGCTTATTTGAGCGGAAAAACCTGCACGGTGGAGGTGCCACTGGATGTACAGGGCACGGATTTTCAGTGGAAGGTCTGGCAGGCCCTGCGGAGGATTCCCCACGGAGAGACCCGCTCTTATGCACAGGTGGCGGAAATGCTGGAAGCACCCAGAGCGGTTCGGGCCGTTGCTCGGGCCTGTGCCAGCAACAGTGTGGCCCTGATTGTGCCTTGCCACCGGGTGGTGCGCAGTGACGGTTCCCTCAGCGGCTACCGCTGGGGTCCAGAGCGCAAAGAACACATTCTGAGCTGGGAACACCAGACCCGAGGTTTGTTTTGA
- the rplI gene encoding 50S ribosomal protein L9, producing MSSVKVILLEPQAKLGKAGEVVNVKAGYARNFLVPQGLALPATASNMKTLEARIKSKEKQLAALKAEAEKLAEELKELSVTLHVKAGEGKIYGAVTNSDVAEAVNAQTGKALDRHKFVMPKAIKETGEYEVSYKAHHDVSIPVKLVITAH from the coding sequence ATGAGCAGCGTCAAGGTCATTCTGCTGGAACCCCAGGCCAAACTGGGCAAAGCCGGTGAAGTGGTCAACGTCAAAGCTGGCTACGCTCGCAACTTCCTGGTGCCCCAAGGTCTCGCCCTGCCTGCCACCGCAAGCAACATGAAGACCTTGGAAGCCCGCATCAAGTCCAAAGAGAAGCAACTTGCTGCTCTGAAGGCTGAAGCCGAGAAGCTGGCCGAAGAACTCAAAGAGCTCTCCGTGACCCTGCACGTCAAAGCTGGAGAAGGCAAAATCTACGGCGCAGTCACCAACAGTGACGTGGCCGAAGCTGTCAACGCCCAGACCGGCAAAGCCCTGGACCGCCACAAGTTCGTGATGCCCAAAGCCATCAAAGAAACCGGCGAGTACGAAGTGAGCTACAAAGCCCACCACGACGTGTCCATCCCCGTCAAACTGGTCATCACCGCTCACTGA
- a CDS encoding HAMP domain-containing sensor histidine kinase, which yields MLSIRARNILLVSALTLLVILVGTSAAYIAMFYGLQKQEATQLEQDASLIDEAYRNGLSGRQPGGLEVDVYDQKSGERIYPSDVPALTLSDLNQTSESVLRRSYAGRNYVIVLQPTEFAGAPLLLAVRKDITYLQNVARDALTVLAGVVLGMLIISIAAVYVVTRTALAPLVDVSRQTRAINENNLKPIEYQGADDELGLLVGTLNRTLNRLGEAIHQQKILLAEASHELRTPLTAISGYLRRAEREVPEEQKQYIRDAARVAESMTRLVNDLLQLSRGEIQQSYTPHFIELEEQLQEVSRDFPGLEVQTSGLLEMIGDPERLMQVWRNLVSNAARAAGDIEKVHIQATRTGDLLRVEVVDRGPGISDEEKEKIFQKFYRGKHSGSSGLGLTIVAQIVRMHQGNIQVLDTPGGGATFSVELPALEEE from the coding sequence ATGCTGAGCATTCGTGCAAGAAACATTTTGCTGGTCAGTGCCCTCACTTTGCTGGTGATTCTGGTGGGCACCAGTGCAGCGTACATTGCCATGTTTTATGGACTGCAAAAACAAGAGGCCACCCAGTTGGAGCAGGACGCTTCCTTGATCGATGAAGCGTACCGCAATGGCCTCTCTGGTCGGCAGCCTGGAGGTCTGGAAGTGGATGTGTACGACCAGAAAAGTGGCGAACGCATTTACCCCAGTGATGTGCCCGCCTTGACCCTCTCAGACCTCAACCAGACCAGTGAATCTGTCTTGCGACGCAGTTATGCTGGACGCAATTACGTGATCGTTTTGCAACCCACAGAATTTGCCGGTGCCCCTTTGCTTTTGGCGGTGCGCAAAGACATCACGTACCTGCAGAATGTCGCCCGAGACGCCCTCACTGTGCTGGCTGGAGTGGTGCTGGGCATGCTGATCATTTCCATCGCTGCAGTGTACGTGGTGACGCGCACGGCACTGGCCCCTCTGGTGGATGTGTCAAGACAGACCCGGGCCATCAACGAAAACAACCTCAAACCCATCGAATATCAGGGGGCAGACGATGAGCTGGGTTTGTTGGTGGGGACCCTCAACCGGACCCTGAACCGCCTTGGTGAAGCCATCCACCAGCAGAAAATCCTGCTTGCCGAGGCCAGCCATGAGCTTCGCACCCCACTGACCGCGATCAGTGGCTATTTGCGTCGTGCAGAACGTGAAGTGCCAGAGGAGCAAAAACAATACATTCGGGATGCCGCTCGGGTGGCCGAAAGCATGACCCGTCTGGTCAATGACCTGCTGCAACTCTCCAGAGGGGAAATCCAGCAGTCTTACACCCCCCACTTCATCGAGTTGGAAGAACAGTTGCAAGAGGTCTCCAGAGATTTTCCCGGTCTGGAGGTGCAAACCTCTGGTTTGCTGGAAATGATTGGTGACCCTGAGCGTTTGATGCAGGTGTGGCGAAACCTGGTCAGCAATGCGGCTCGGGCGGCGGGGGACATCGAGAAAGTGCACATTCAGGCCACCCGAACCGGAGACCTGCTCAGGGTGGAAGTGGTGGACCGTGGTCCGGGCATTTCCGACGAAGAAAAAGAAAAAATCTTCCAGAAGTTTTACCGGGGCAAACACTCGGGCAGCAGTGGGCTGGGACTGACCATCGTGGCCCAGATTGTGCGGATGCATCAGGGGAACATCCAAGTGCTGGACACGCCCGGCGGAGGGGCCACCTTCAGTGTGGAGTTGCCTGCTCTGGAAGAAGAATGA